The following nucleotide sequence is from Methanolinea sp..
AGTGACCGATGGTTGCATGATGACCGATGGTAGTCTTCTCCCGAATCAGGATATTATGGCCGCACTGAAGGTTGTCCCCAATAGCGACGTCGCAGTATATGACTGTTCCGGAACGGATAACCGAACCTTTTCCGATTACTGTTCCGGGATAATCTGTTTCACCTATTCGCTCCTGTGAAGGGAATCCAAGGACAACAGGTTCAAATATTGTCGTTCCTTTTCCAATAATATTTCTCCCATAATTGACCATGAATTCTCACGACCTGGGAATCATTAAGGTTACCCACACATCTGTGAATAAATACTTTGGTTGGATAATAGATCAAAGTTACTTTTCATGGAATGAATGAAGTATAGTATTTTATTGACACCTTTTTTTTTTAAATCTTGCGAATTGTCGGCAGAGTTCAAATCTGTTATTTGAAACTGCCTTAACCGACCGCATTTCAAGCCTGTCGAACCCTCTCATTTTGAAGATAAGCGCGACATTTCCATTTGAAAGAAAAATTATTTGTCTATTAATCCCGATTATCCATAGAAACAGATTTTTCGATCGACAGATGGCTCCCCGGTTACTATTCATGCGGGAATGCACGATCATGATAGAATGAACTCCTGTGGAGGAAATGCCTGATGATTACAGTTGAAACGTACGGTCCTGAAAGAAAATCCGAATGGAACGCATTTATTGCAAGATCAAAAAACGGCATGTTTCTCTTCGATCGTAATTACATGGAATATCACCAGGATCGGTTTGATGATTGTTCCCTGATGTTCTACAAAGACGAACGTCTTATCGCAACTCTTCCTGCCCATCTTGATCAGGATACCCTGTATTCCCATGAAGGCTTAACCTTTGGAGGAATCATCAGCGGGATGGAGATGAGGGCAGTCACCATGCTTGATATTTTCAGTGAATTACTGGGTTACGCAAAGCAAAACAACATAAAAAAGATCAGGTACAAATCAATCCCCTATATCTTTCACACGATTCCGGCAGAGGAAGACCGGTATGCCCTTTTTATCAATAAAGCATCGCTTTACCGGCGCGACCTTTCTTTTGCAATCAACATCTCTGAACCATTGAGACCCCTGAGCTCCCGTACCAGGGGGATTCGGAAGGCACAGAAGGCAGGGCTTGATGTAAGGGAGAGTGATAACATCAAGGAATTCTGGGATATCTTGGGATCGAATCTCATGAAAAGGTATGGCACGAAACCTGTGCACAGCTATGAAGAGATTAAGTTACTCAAGGATAGGTTTCCCGATGAAATTCGGTTTTTTTCATGCTATAAGGAGGATCAGCACCTGGGTGGAGTGGTGATTTACGCAAGCAGAAATGTCGCACATATTCAATATGTAGCAAATTCTGAACAGGGTCGACAGATGCATGCCCTTGACCTTATTGTCCCCTATCTCATAACAACCACTTATTTTAAGAAAAGATATCTTTCGTTGGGTGTATCTACCGAACAGCAAGGATGGTATCTGAATAGGAATCTTTCGCGGTACAAGGAAAGCTATGGGTCGGGAGCTGTTGTTCATGATTTTTATGAATTGAAAGTCAGATAATCGATCCAGTGCTGTATCTCGATACTGAAGCGTGGAAAAATTGACAGAATCGCACTGGAGAAATTAAAAATACTTTATTAAAAAGACTATTACAATAATAACTCATTGGCTAGACATATCTTTCATCTTGCCACAAAACCGAACGATTTGAGATCATTTTCGGATAGGGGGGAGCAAATGAAGAGGGAAACATGCAGGATTATCAAATTGCCGAAAATAGTCGACTACAGGGGGAATATCACCTTTATTGAGGCTAAAAAACATATTCCCTTTGAAATACAGAGAGTATATTATCTGTATGATATCCCGAGCCGGGGAAGAACGTGGAGGGCATGCCCACAGGAATCTTGAGCAGTTAATAATATCAGTGAGCGGAAGTTTCGATGTAATTATCCACGACGGTAGCCTGAAAAGAAAATTTCATCTCAACCGACCCAATTATGGTCTTTATCTTCCTCCGATGACCTGGCGCGAGCTCGAAAATTTCTCTTCGGGCTCGGTGTGCCTGGTCCTGGCGTCAGAATACTTCGATCAGGATGACTATATTCGTGATTTTCTTGAATTCACAGATCAACGGAAAAATTCTACGAACCTGAAGAATTTTTAATAAATTTTTAAAAAAATTGTTGATCCAATGATGGAGTTCTATTGGGTGATATTAAAAGTGATCAGGTCAGGATAATGGTAGTAGTGGTGTCGATCATGTGTAACGATCTTTAAACTACATTTTCTTATCCCGTGAGGTAGACTATTAGCAGGTATTATTGCAATAAAACCACAATGCAAGAGTTTTTCATTCCTGAAGTGGGCTGACACATCCGGTCTTTTCAGAGAGTAGAATGCACGATATTGCTGGCCAGAATCAAAAGAGATGAAGACGGTTGCCGCTGGTGCATCTGCAATGACATCAATAGCCCAGCCCTCGATGAAAAGATCCTGTCCGCCGTCAATAAAAATACTTGAAGGATAATCAGAACGAATCTTCCAATTGATTCTATCGATATGATAACTTGTGTCGGCAGGGAAAACGGGGAGAGTATCGATGCAAATATGTGATACCTGATGGGGTTTATTCAAGGGGTGATTGCCTGATACCATACCGGACAGCTCATCTAGTGATTGAATGGTTTCTTCTATTTTTTCAACATCAATAACATAATCTCTTTGATGTTTAACGATGGAAGTTCCGGGAATTGGTTTACCTGTGACATTGACCGTTTCCAAATCCATATATCTGGCAAACCATGAATAGAAGGAATATGCTGTCGCGGTCAGAGGTAAGATTATGGTTGTGTTCGGGGCAAAAATCATATTGACCAGCCCCGCCCCCCCAGGACCAGCGATCACGCGGGCAGAGGAGAAGAGAGCTACCTGTTCACTAAATGAGAGTTCTGCAGGGTTCAGTGATAGAAAACCGTATTTAACGAATGTCTCCTCAACCTCCTTTTCGTTGACGGGCCTGCGGTATAACGCCTCTTTCCGATGGATGTAGAGAAGATGTCCCATACCATAATCACGTTTTCTCATGTTGTGAGAGAATTTCTGCCGTAAAAATTGTATAGCGAGGGGGGGGATTGCCCCCAATGATCCAGTCTCTGCTCCCTTTTTTCCATCGAGCGGAATAAATGATAAATTGGATGGTACAAGCAGTCTTTTCACCCTGTAACGCATTCCGTCATGGATGCAGATAATCGGTCTCCGGGACGAGTTGCACATTTCCAGGGCTTCGATTAGGTTCGGATGAAGTTTAGCATTAACGATCAGTGGTATTCTTTCATCTATGTCAAACTGGTCAAGGGTCCAGAAGCGGGGGATAAATTCGATCAGCCAGTGAAAATAATTTTCTGCATTGACACCGTCCATGAATATCCCCTCTTCTATATCAGGGCCCCAATCTTTTTCAAAGGTTAAAAGGACGGTATTTGTGGCATCGTCATTGATAATACGATCCCATTGTCGGAAATCAATGCTCTCTTTTTCCGGATGCAGGTACGCATCGTATAATGCCCTCGAGTTGTTATCAGCGAGAATGAGGGTATATCCGCCAATAATAACAACATCACGCAATTCAGCAAAATAGCCTTCGGGAACATCGCCGAAGCCGAAGATATTCTGCCGGTAGAATGAGCCAAACCCCCTTTGGGATGGTTCTTCCTGGACCCTAGCCTCCTGTACGATGGTATAGGGGAGGGAATTGGCTGTACACCACTCTTTTACAGTTGATACTATACATAAAAAGGTATCATTTTCAGAGAAATCATTGCCGAGACATTCCTGATCCTTTTTATAGCAGGTGAACGCTTCATCCAGACGCCCCTCGGCTACCGCAATTTCATACTCCCGGGCATGAGTCCGCATTTGTTCTTCCGTGATGGTAACCGCAATTTCACATACAGGTTCAGAGTGAGAACCGCTCATCATGACTTCCAGCATATAATCGCCTGCGGTGTAGGGGGCAACGACATGCATGCTGATCTTTGTTGATGAGCCTGCCGGCAAGAAAGCACGGAGAGGCGTCTTGGCGTATCCCTGAACGAGATTGTCGTCGGAAATAGATCTCCACTGGTAAATAAAGTATACCGGATCAGAAGAAGGTGAACCCAGAGGAAAGCCAGTATTATTGTAAATAAAGAGAGGAATTCTATTTTGCTCGTCAATTCGCATTGATAGATTTGTTAAACAACAGACAACAGGAATGTCGAGTCTGGGGGAGGGTATCCTTTTGATTTTCCTCTTCCTGGAATAAGACTTTTTTAATTTACGTTTTTGCGTATTCTTCCTGATCATTCTGACCTGTTCCTACCCATCCAACCAGGAATGATTTCTCATGGACAAAAAAATACCTGCCGGATGTAATACCAGCGCCGGGATTCGGTCTTCATTACGAAGTTCATAGTCTGGAAATAATTCTTAAACAGGAATTTCGTGAAACTCATTGACTGATGATACCGGGGAAGTCATGCCGATTCAGAGTGATGATGTGATTCAAGAACCCCCTGAATAATTCGTTCCACCTCTTCAATAGCAATGACGTAATGACATTGCCAAGGTACTGGACCCGTCCCGGGGAGAGAAGCGCCCCGCACCTCTATCAGGTTCTGTCCGATTATACGGGTAATTTGTGAAAATCCCTGAGACATTCCTTCCCCGATCAACTGCAGAATCGTTGCATCTTTAGGAGCCCAGAGGATATTCGTGAACCCGGCACCAGTTGGACCGGCAATGATTCCTGCGGTTGAGAATTCTTTCACCTGTTCATGAAATGTCATGGTACCCGGATTGACAGATTCGAACCCGTATTGCATGAAAACCTCTTCAATTTCACGTTCGTTTAGTAACATTCGATTTTCCTGGCCACTTCTTGAAATATACAATCGTTTGAATGGCTTCCGTTGAGGAAGGGTGATTAGACCTGATCGTTTTCGTAAATACCAGATGGCGATTGGAGAAATTGCCGTGTCTGATGGTTGAGGCAAAATTCCTTCCCTATACTCCTGGACAATAAAAGATAGTCGGGAGGGAACGACAAGTCTGTGTACAAGATATCGTTCTCCATATTTCACAGGAATTATTTTTCTTTCCACCGAACAAACTGTATCCAGTGCCTCCAGGAGATTGGGATGAAGATCTTGGTCGATGATAAGAGGGATATGGCCGTATTCCGGAAACTGGTCAAGGGTCCAGAAACGGGATATGTATTCCACTAACCAGTGGAAATAATTCGAAGAATGAATCCCTGACATGAAAATCCCTTCCTGTATTGGCTCACCAACTTCCTGCTCACCGTGCACGGTGAGGGTGTCACCGGGACCATACAGTATTTGATATCCATTCTGGGTATAATCGAATTTCTCCCGCCTATGATGCAGATATTCATCGTACAGGGCTACATGTGTGTCGACAAAGAGAGGATTATGCCCCCCGATGATACTGACATCTTTGAGTTCCGCGAGATAAATTTCAGGGAGTGTTGTACTCCAAGATGATGGATCATGCACGATGTCCGGATTGTCCTTTCCAAGGATATTCATTGGTATTTCTTTTTTTACGGTATAATACGGTAATCCTTGGTCCTTGCACCATTCTTTGACACCTTTTATTGTAAAAATACAGGTATTTGTATCGGAAAAATAGCTACCCAACCGCTTCCGGTCTTTGATAAAAGCAGATGTTGCTATATCAATTTTTCCCTTTTTGAGAGCAGACTCATAGCTCTTGGCATGGATTCTCTTCTGAGCATAACTCACACGCACGTTGTTGAGATTGGTGCTGATTTCAGGGGAACAGTCTTCAAACCGGCATCCATCATATAAAATTGTTATATCAAGGCAATATTTCCCTTCCTCTGGCGGAGATTCGATATACACAACAAGTTTTCTTGATTCCCCGGTCTGGAGTGGCTTATTCAGTAGCGTAGGCCGTTTACCTTCGTAGCATTTATCGGACGGTTCCCGCACCCATCGATGGATTATCAGCATGGGATCGGGAGGGAAGGAATCGATAGTAAACGGGCTAAGGTTCCGGATAAAAAGCGGGATTCTTAACTGTTCGCCAATCCGCATCCGGAGATTCCGGAGAGGGCATATCATGGTAACACTAAAAAGATCCTTATCGACCTTGTCCATGTGCATCAAAACCGGCCTGGCGTCCTACACGTGCAGTTTGAAAGGCAATACCTGTGATGAATTATTCACTGGCCGGATGAAATCCTTTTCCCAATTTGAACAATTGATTTGTCCACAATAAAAAAATTCGTAACTGTTCAGGGTCAACCCCAATATCCTTGTATAATGATGTAATAATAATAATTAGTAACCGAAAATCGGCAGAATAGCTATACCAACGAAATAACCCCTGCAACAAATATTCAATCGCCTCTCGCCCTCATCGAAGAACAAAACCGCATCATATCAGAGTTGCGAGCAGGAAACGCCCAACTCCAAAGCCTGCATCGCAGAGCTCGAAGCACGGTTGAACCGGCACAGCCGGAACAGCAGCCTTGCCACCCTTGATGGATGGATTCTGACGCTCCCAGGGTCGGTGGAAGAAAGGGGAAAGGCTGCCTGGCGGACAGAATGGGCATAAAGGTCATACCCTGGAATGAGTAGAGAACCCCAACCAGGTCCGGGGTCTGTTTCAGGTGGAAATACCTCGGTCTTTTTAATGCGGGAATCCGGACTTCGATTCTCCCGATCTAGAATTCAGCAGGATGTTCAGGGGTATGAAAATGCCTGTTCAACACGTGTCTTCACTTTGTTTAATCGAGTTGACGAATGTATTACCATACGATCACCCATTGAAGGTGTTTTTAAAGCTGTGAAAGTACTTTTTCCTTGAAACGATTGCTTCGCTATACAACCCGTCCTGTTGAAAAAGTGGTCGTTGCTAGTGTTTGGGCTCTGGCACAAAAGACGTTCTACAACACATTGCTGAATGGTAATTTTGTAGGAGGCTAATTACTTATTTATTCCAGAATCTTAAATCTATAAATAAAAGTTTCAGTGAAAGTGCTATAATCGTTGAATTTTTTACGAGTGGAAACCTATGGAGCAAGATTCTAATAAATTCAAAGACTATGCTTCACGACTTATAAAAGAATACTCCCGGCCCTTTTCTTTTGAAGAGATCCATTCACACATAAGGGTAAAACAAGCACTTACATTTCTTGAGATCAATAAATGCAATAGGATTCTTGAAATTGGAGGTGGAAAAATGCCTCTTTTTCCGTATCTTGTCAATTTTGACCAATATGTTCTTGTTGAACCTATCCAAGAATTTGTCTCAAGCGCTTCATCACAATTGCAATGTTCCCACAGAATAACCATTATTCGAGATTTTCTTGAAAATTGTCAGGAGACTTTAGAGGAAATTGGTTTTGATTGCATTATCGCAAATGGTGTTCTTCACGAAGTTACCGACCCTCGTTCTTTTCTAACAACAGTGAAAACCATCTCTCACGAAAATACAATCTCTTATTTTAGCCTTCCAAATGCGGCATCTTTGCATCGTCTTTTAGCAAAAGAAATGGGGCTTATTAAAACCATTTTTGAGATTTCCAATACTGATAAAAAATATCATCGGGCACTGGTATATGATAAAAAGTCAATAATATCGCTTATGAATGAAATGGGATTCTCTGTGATTGATTTCGGTACTTATTTTATTAAACCTTTCACTAATAAGCAGATGGAGGAATTAATTATGAAAGGAATTTTCGATATGAAATTAATCGATGGTCTCATAGGTCTTACTGCATACCTACCAGAATATGGATCTGAAATGTACGTTATTGCTAAAAGACGATATGAATAATGCAGGGATAAGCAGTCTTGGAAGGGCACGAGCACTTGGGTGAAGCTGAAGAGAAGGTACAACATGAGAGCTTATGGCAGGAGCACATGTAACTCAACGTGGACGAGACCGGGATGCGGGTGAACGGCATCCGGGAATGGTTTTCCATGTGGCGAGTATCGAGATCCTCACTGCATATGGTCACCATTGAAAACGATGGTCTCAGGCAATGGGTGACCTGCAGTTCCTGTTCGCGGTTCCGTGGTACGGTGGTCTGTTGCTTCTGGTAGGTATTTATCTGGGTGTGAGGTGATAGTGTGTCGGGATACTCGGGTCGAATTTACAGCATTCTAAATACACTGCC
It contains:
- a CDS encoding methyltransferase domain-containing protein, which gives rise to MEQDSNKFKDYASRLIKEYSRPFSFEEIHSHIRVKQALTFLEINKCNRILEIGGGKMPLFPYLVNFDQYVLVEPIQEFVSSASSQLQCSHRITIIRDFLENCQETLEEIGFDCIIANGVLHEVTDPRSFLTTVKTISHENTISYFSLPNAASLHRLLAKEMGLIKTIFEISNTDKKYHRALVYDKKSIISLMNEMGFSVIDFGTYFIKPFTNKQMEELIMKGIFDMKLIDGLIGLTAYLPEYGSEMYVIAKRRYE
- a CDS encoding glycosyltransferase family 61 protein, with product MDKVDKDLFSVTMICPLRNLRMRIGEQLRIPLFIRNLSPFTIDSFPPDPMLIIHRWVREPSDKCYEGKRPTLLNKPLQTGESRKLVVYIESPPEEGKYCLDITILYDGCRFEDCSPEISTNLNNVRVSYAQKRIHAKSYESALKKGKIDIATSAFIKDRKRLGSYFSDTNTCIFTIKGVKEWCKDQGLPYYTVKKEIPMNILGKDNPDIVHDPSSWSTTLPEIYLAELKDVSIIGGHNPLFVDTHVALYDEYLHHRREKFDYTQNGYQILYGPGDTLTVHGEQEVGEPIQEGIFMSGIHSSNYFHWLVEYISRFWTLDQFPEYGHIPLIIDQDLHPNLLEALDTVCSVERKIIPVKYGERYLVHRLVVPSRLSFIVQEYREGILPQPSDTAISPIAIWYLRKRSGLITLPQRKPFKRLYISRSGQENRMLLNEREIEEVFMQYGFESVNPGTMTFHEQVKEFSTAGIIAGPTGAGFTNILWAPKDATILQLIGEGMSQGFSQITRIIGQNLIEVRGASLPGTGPVPWQCHYVIAIEEVERIIQGVLESHHHSESA
- a CDS encoding GNAT family N-acetyltransferase, which codes for MITVETYGPERKSEWNAFIARSKNGMFLFDRNYMEYHQDRFDDCSLMFYKDERLIATLPAHLDQDTLYSHEGLTFGGIISGMEMRAVTMLDIFSELLGYAKQNNIKKIRYKSIPYIFHTIPAEEDRYALFINKASLYRRDLSFAINISEPLRPLSSRTRGIRKAQKAGLDVRESDNIKEFWDILGSNLMKRYGTKPVHSYEEIKLLKDRFPDEIRFFSCYKEDQHLGGVVIYASRNVAHIQYVANSEQGRQMHALDLIVPYLITTTYFKKRYLSLGVSTEQQGWYLNRNLSRYKESYGSGAVVHDFYELKVR
- a CDS encoding glycosyltransferase family 61 protein; the encoded protein is MRIDEQNRIPLFIYNNTGFPLGSPSSDPVYFIYQWRSISDDNLVQGYAKTPLRAFLPAGSSTKISMHVVAPYTAGDYMLEVMMSGSHSEPVCEIAVTITEEQMRTHAREYEIAVAEGRLDEAFTCYKKDQECLGNDFSENDTFLCIVSTVKEWCTANSLPYTIVQEARVQEEPSQRGFGSFYRQNIFGFGDVPEGYFAELRDVVIIGGYTLILADNNSRALYDAYLHPEKESIDFRQWDRIINDDATNTVLLTFEKDWGPDIEEGIFMDGVNAENYFHWLIEFIPRFWTLDQFDIDERIPLIVNAKLHPNLIEALEMCNSSRRPIICIHDGMRYRVKRLLVPSNLSFIPLDGKKGAETGSLGAIPPLAIQFLRQKFSHNMRKRDYGMGHLLYIHRKEALYRRPVNEKEVEETFVKYGFLSLNPAELSFSEQVALFSSARVIAGPGGAGLVNMIFAPNTTIILPLTATAYSFYSWFARYMDLETVNVTGKPIPGTSIVKHQRDYVIDVEKIEETIQSLDELSGMVSGNHPLNKPHQVSHICIDTLPVFPADTSYHIDRINWKIRSDYPSSIFIDGGQDLFIEGWAIDVIADAPAATVFISFDSGQQYRAFYSLKRPDVSAHFRNEKLLHCGFIAIIPANSLPHGIRKCSLKIVTHDRHHYYHYPDLITFNITQ